In Endozoicomonas sp. GU-1, one DNA window encodes the following:
- a CDS encoding ADP-ribosylglycohydrolase family protein: MLPPFPTPRHFAREADQLLQVFYRDHFVRGNHIVFGLVIQALINGITVDELEDYLRPMARHPVIAPIVGGYDRFITPVNGSIARRPDLVSIPEPKYVSHLFGMDCQVMHLLPAAYYLMYRFPNDFEMATLSASNGGGNNMARAALTGAIAGAINGISNLPQRLLKELRNGNELENLAREVASQNHQEAVRE, from the coding sequence TTGCTGCCACCATTTCCGACCCCGAGACATTTTGCCCGTGAAGCGGACCAGCTGCTGCAGGTGTTTTACCGGGATCACTTTGTCAGGGGTAACCATATTGTCTTCGGCCTGGTTATCCAGGCGTTGATCAATGGCATCACTGTTGATGAGCTGGAAGATTACCTGAGACCCATGGCTCGCCACCCTGTCATTGCCCCTATTGTTGGTGGCTACGACCGCTTCATAACCCCGGTCAATGGCAGCATCGCCCGCCGTCCGGATCTGGTCAGTATTCCAGAGCCGAAGTACGTCAGTCATCTCTTTGGTATGGACTGTCAGGTCATGCACTTGCTGCCCGCTGCTTACTACCTGATGTATCGGTTCCCGAATGATTTTGAGATGGCTACCCTCTCCGCCAGCAATGGCGGTGGCAATAATATGGCCAGGGCAGCATTGACCGGAGCCATCGCCGGAGCCATAAACGGCATCAGCAATTTACCGCAACGGCTGTTAAAAGAATTACGCAATGGTAATGAGCTGGAAAACCTGGCAAGGGAGGTAGCCAGTCAAAATCACCAGGAGGCTGTCCGAGAATAG
- a CDS encoding ADP-ribosylglycohydrolase family protein produces the protein MLAKITTFRSINIVIKRWLLLILLPLATVATATQTPENNTAEAVDNESISTSAGPEDLARINRAAGAIMGVLIGDALGLGTQWYYDMDALHREHGTWVDHYVDPKPDGDHRFANVSRFRYEQGLRAGDLSQTGQIYTLLLESLHEKKQLVGNDFFRRLDTLYATLSGEAFSGRYTDSLHRALLKYRARGIEWDDMHSFVPTNDTSDGALLLVPLAATISDPETFCP, from the coding sequence ATGCTGGCAAAAATAACTACTTTCAGAAGCATTAACATCGTCATCAAACGATGGCTGTTACTCATCCTTCTGCCCCTGGCTACCGTTGCTACAGCAACCCAGACGCCAGAAAACAACACAGCTGAAGCTGTCGACAACGAGTCGATCAGTACGTCAGCAGGTCCTGAGGATCTGGCCAGAATCAATCGGGCCGCTGGTGCCATCATGGGTGTCCTGATTGGTGACGCACTGGGGCTGGGGACGCAGTGGTATTATGATATGGACGCCCTGCACAGGGAGCACGGCACCTGGGTTGACCACTACGTTGACCCCAAACCCGACGGTGATCACCGGTTCGCCAATGTCAGCCGGTTTCGCTACGAACAGGGATTACGCGCTGGTGATCTCTCCCAGACAGGCCAGATTTACACCTTGTTGCTGGAGAGCCTGCATGAAAAAAAACAGCTTGTGGGCAATGACTTCTTCCGACGTCTGGATACCTTATACGCCACGCTCAGTGGGGAGGCCTTCTCAGGACGTTATACCGATAGTCTTCACCGGGCCTTACTGAAATATCGAGCCCGGGGTATAGAGTGGGACGACATGCATTCGTTCGTCCCGACCAATGATACATCTGACGGCGCATTGCTGCTCGTTCCCCTTGCTGCCACCATTTCCGACCCCGAGACATTTTGCCCGTGA